Genomic segment of Peribacillus frigoritolerans:
ACCCATCAACGGCTCGATTTTAATATAGTAGATTCCAAAAATGACACCCGCTGCCCCTGCTAGGGCCGAACCTATGGCGAACGTAGCTGAAATCGTATTATTCACATTGATTCCCATCAGCTTAGCCGCTTCGGAATCGAATGAAACGGCACGCATCGCTTTGCCGATTTTGGTTTTATGGACAACGAATTGTAGGATGATCATTAATATGATGGATACAGATAAGATCAATATCGATTGACTGCTGATGGAAACTCCCAATATATCGAGTTTATCCATCGGAAGGACATTATTTGGATAGGCTTCCGGCTGGGCGCCCCGGATGTAAATCAGCCCGTTTTCTATCAGAAGGGAAACACCGATGGCCGTTATCAAGGCCGCAATCCGTGTTGCATTACGAAGGGGTTTATAAGCAATCCGTTCAATTAAAACGCCAAAGATGGCACATGAGACCATCGAAATCAGTAAAGCTGGGATGAAGGATAAGTCCATTACGGTAATGGCGTAAAACCCTACAAATGAACCGACCATGAATACGTCTCCATGGGCGAAGTTTATGAGCTTGACGATTCCATATACCATCGTATAACCAAGCGCGATCAAAGCATAAATGCTTCCGAGTGAAATGCCATTTACCAATTGCTGAATCAGTTCCATATTGCACTCTCCCCGTTAAGGTGTTTTTTAAGTGAATATAGAATAGGGGGGACTTGCCCCCTATCCACGTAAGGTATTATGGATTGATTTTTGTTTTGAATGTTTGTTTGCCATCCACATATTCCAAGATGGTCGCCGATTTGATCGGATCATGGTTTTCATCGAGGTTCAGCGTTCCGGAAACTAATTGAAGATCTTTGACATCTTCCAACGCTTGTCTGATTTTTTCGGGAGAAGCATCACCAGATCTCTTGATGGCATCAGCCAGGTAGTAGCCAGTGTCATAGCCAAGTGCGGCAAAGGCATCCGGTGTTTTATTGTATTCCTTTTTGAAGGCTGCAACGAAATCCTGGATTTTTGCATCTTCATCTTCCGGAGAATAGTGATTCGTGATATAAGTATTTTTCAAAGCATCCGCTCCGGCAATTTCAACGACCTTCGGGGAATCCCAGCCGTCTCCGCCCATGAATGGAAGGTCTATGCCGTCTTCACGTGCCTGTTTTAAGATCAATCCGACTTCCTCATAATAACCAGGAAGGAAAACGAACTCTGGTTTTGCGGATTTGATACGTGTCAATGTAGAGCGGAAATCAGTATCTTTAGTTACATAAGCTTCTTCCGCCACGATTTTACCGCCCTTGGCAGTGAACGCTTCTTTAAAAGCTGCGGCCAATCCTTTGGAATAATCACTTGCGCTATCCACATAGATCGCAGCCGTCTTTGCCCCTATTTCGTCAGTTGCGAAATTGGCTGCCACCGTACCTTGGAATGGATCGATAAAGCAAGTCCTGAACACATAATCATTTAATTTTCCAGCTTTGTTGGTGATGTCGGGATTTGTTGCAGTTGGTGTGAGTAGAGGAACTTGATTATCCTGTGCGACCTGAACCTGTGCCAATGTATTAGTGCTTGTCGCAGATCCGACTACAGCCACAACCTTGTCCTGGCTGACCAGCTTGATCGAACCGCTTGTAGCTTCTGCAGCATCTGATTTATTATCTACCTTAACTATTTCCAATTTTTTACCGTCGATGCCCTCTTTATTAATCTCATCGATGGCCAGTTGCAATCCATCGGCAGCCGATTGGCCGAATGATGCCGTACCTCCGGACAATTCAAGGTTGGCCCCAATTTTGATTGTGTCACCCGAGTTTGATGAACCCCCGCCTGAACTGCTAGTTTTCGAGTCGCCGCCACTACAACCTGCCAGCGCCCCTGCAACCAATGAAAGTGATAGAAACACTCCTGCTAGCTTTTTCTTCTTCATTTGAAACCCCCTTGTTTTGTATGTTCTTTTAACCAAAAAGAATATCTGAATAAAAATAATATTCTGAAAATAGTTTATCTCATTCTTTCGACCCCGTCTATATGATATGGATAAAAAAGTTATTAAAAGGGAATATCTACTATTCGACACAAAAAAAACTGACCCTTTATAGAGTCAGTTAACTTCTTATCAATCGTTTACACGGCGAACTTCAATGTTTTTTAATATATCATTGATCACCCAGCTAGCTGCAATTAAGCCTGCTACGGATGGTACGAAAGCATTCGAAGATGGCGGCATTTGCGCTTTACGAATTTTTGCCTCATCATTGCCGACTTCTTTTCGGACATCCTCACGAATGACAATAGGGCTCTCATCGGAGAAGACAACCGGGATTCCCTTTGTTATGCCCTCTTTACGCAATCTAGTACGAATGACCTTGGCAAGCGGATCGGTATGCGTTTTGGAGATATCGGCAATTTGAAAACGCGTCGGGTCCATCTTATTAGCGGCCCCCATGCTTGAAATCACCTTGATATTCCGTTTCAGGCATTCCTTCATCACATGCATCTTATAAATGACCGTATCCGATGCATCAATGACATAGTCCAGGCCATAACTGAAGAATTCCTCAAACGTTTCTTCTGTATAAAACATTTTAAGAGCGATCACTTCGCAGTCGGGATTGATGTCTTGAATGCGATTTTTCATCAATTCCGCTTTCGGTTGACCGACTGTTGATAATAGAGCATGGATCTGCCTGTTTACATTCGTGATGTCGACATCGTCTTTATCCACAAGAATAATACGGCCTACCCCCGTACGTGCCAATGCTTCGGCTGAAAATGAACCAACGCCTCCTACACCCAGGACCGCAACCGTCGTGTTTTTCAGAATATCGATTCCTTCCTTGCCAATTGCCAATTCATTTCGTGAAAACTGATGCAGCATATATATTCAACTCCAATAAATTCTGTTCTTATTTAGCTTCCCAATTAACAATATATCATAAACATCATTTATGACAAGCGAAATATGAGCAGTCTAATCGGAATTAGTGCACTAGGTCATTTTTGATAATTTTTGAAGGACGGTAGCCAAAAGGAGAGTCCTTTCCGTCAGGCTCGGAATTTCCAAATACTCCTCTTCACTATGTGCATTTCCTCCAACGGGCCCGAGTCCATCCACTGTCGCGATTCCCAATTCAGAAGTGATGGAAGCATCCGAGCCTCCACCCGTGGCCGTATCCGTGATTTCGATGCCGATTTCCTTCCCAGCCTGACGGATCGTCTCTAAAAGCAAGTTTGATTTCTCATTCTTTTCCATGGGAGACCGATCCATTTTTCCGCTTAGTGTCGTTTTCGTTCCGGGAATATAGGTCTCGGCACAGATTTTTTTCAACTGCTTGAGAACGATGCCTTCCTGCTTTTTTTCCGAAATCCGCACATCGACGAAGGCAGCCGCATGGGAAGCGATCATATTGACAGCGGAGCCTCCTTCAATTTTGCCGACATTAACGCTGATCCCTTTCTTTTGATCATTCAATCGGTGTAAGGCGATGATCTTATGGGCCAATTCTTCAATTGCACTTCGTCCCTTTTCCGGTTCGATCCCCGAATGGGCAGCCACCCCCATAATATCGACTTTAAACTGACCGCAGCCCCTTCTTGCCGTGACAAGCGAACCGTCCGTCCTTGCCGGTTCAAGAATTAATGCGAACTTCTTATTTGCCGCTTTTTCCGATATGAGGGATGCGGACGTCGGTGACCCGATCTCTTCATCACTATTAAGAATGATTTGGATATGCTTATAGCCTGTCTGCCCCGTCTGTTTCAAGCAATGGATCGCATAAAATAGCTCAACCAAACTAGACTTCATATCCGCCACACCAGGACCGTATGCCCGATTTCCTTTCACCTTAAATGGACGTTTTTGCGCTGTCCCCTCCGGAAAAACCGTATCCATATGGGCAACGATCAAAATATGCGGTTGATTCGCCTCACGATGCTGGATGACCAGCTGATTGCCATAATTCTGTTGCTCAACGGTATTCACAATAAAATCCAGACTTTCAAATTTCGCTTTTAATATCGAACCAATTTCATCAATACCCTTTTTCGTATGAGAACCACTATCTATATTCACTAGCCGCTCCACTAATTGAAGCATTTCCTTCCTCTTTGCATACAATAAGTCTTTCAAAGCCCTCACTACTTTCTATCCTTGGCTGAATATTGCTCAACCTTACTATAATTTACGAATCTATATTGCCGAATGTTACTTAAATGGGAAGATTTGAAGTTTATTCGAGGTTTTTGGGTTTTTTTCGTTAGATTGGGGTGTTTACTCGTGAATTTGGGCCATTTACTCGTGAGTTTGCGCCATTTACTCGTGAATTTGGGCCGTTTACTCGTGAGTTTGCGCCATTTACTCGTGAATTAGTCCATCAAGTCTATACGCTCTATTTTTAAATTGCCCCGAATAAGGCAACTCCAGTGCAGACAGTATCCGCTGCATGATATCAATTGAATCTATTTGTAAAAAGAGCCGTGCTTGTTTATTTGTTATATTGGGTTTTATAAGGAGAGCAAAATCGCGAAGAGCTTGAATGTGGGCATCCTTTGAAGTGTAAGAACAATGACTACAGGACCATTTGCCCCAGTGATATTGCATATGGAGAGCAGAGCATTCTGGACATTGAACGCTTTTGAGCAGATCTTGCTCATCGATTTGATACAATTCGAGGATATCAGGATTATGCGGAGTGTTTTTTTGCAGAATCGTATTCGAAAGTCTATTGCTCTGCCTTTGGGTTAATTGCTTAGAAGAATATTTTTCATCGAGGGTATGAATTTTGGAGATCAGGGTTTCTTTTCCCGTGATTTTTTTGAAAATGGGGGTAAAACCTGGGGTAGTCCGGATGATGGTATTCGAGTTTGCATTGGCAATGAGCGTTTCAATCGGCAGCGAGGGGAATTTGTGAAAAGTAAGCCAATCATTAAATCGGGATTTTTGCACGTCAACCTGGATTAGCGGATCTAGATAAGCTTGTTCCTGTCCATCTTTTGTCCGAATCAATTGGGGATAGGTACGGTCAAAATAGAGCGTTCCCGCAAAGTTTTTTACTTCGATGATGATGCCGTAATTCCGGGTGATTATTAGGAAATCCATTTGAAAATAACGGCTCCCGTCGTAGCCTAACCTCAAATCATGAAATACTCGATATTCTTTCGGAAGATTCTTCAGTTCTTTTCCGATACTCCGCTCCCCGTTAAATCCTGTACGGATTTTCCGGAAATCGTTCCTTATTCTTTCCTGTTTTGGATGATTTGCTGATAGCCTCCTGCTTAATGCCTCCAGTTTGAGCATTTTCATAGGCCTTTCACACGGTTTTAGCATCCATACATCAACTCCTTCTACTTTAGCTTCTTTGTTAATGCCCTTTTTTCCTGCTAAAACACTGAAATCAGGCGTATTATTGTGAGTTTGCTCGGTTTAATTCTTGTGATTTGTAGCTTACTTATGAGTTCTCGTCATTTACTCTTGAATTTGCGCCATTTACTCGTGAATTTGCACGAATGACTTGAGAGTTCCGCCGTTTACTCGTCAGTTTCCGCTTTACTCGTGAGTTCGCGGCATTTACTCGTGAATTTGCACGTTTTACTCGTGAGTTCCCGCCATTTACTCGTGAATTTACGTTTTACTCGTGAATTCTCACTATTTACTCGTGAATTCGCACCATTTACTCGTGAATACACGCATTTTCTCGTAAGTTCACTATTTTCACGCACAAAAAAAC
This window contains:
- a CDS encoding branched-chain amino acid ABC transporter permease is translated as MELIQQLVNGISLGSIYALIALGYTMVYGIVKLINFAHGDVFMVGSFVGFYAITVMDLSFIPALLISMVSCAIFGVLIERIAYKPLRNATRIAALITAIGVSLLIENGLIYIRGAQPEAYPNNVLPMDKLDILGVSISSQSILILSVSIILMIILQFVVHKTKIGKAMRAVSFDSEAAKLMGINVNNTISATFAIGSALAGAAGVIFGIYYIKIEPLMGVLPGLKAFVAAVLGGIGIIPGAMVGGLLLGVIEALVSAAGYSLWRDGVAFVVLILILIFLPQGLFGKNKREKV
- a CDS encoding ABC transporter substrate-binding protein, with amino-acid sequence MKKKKLAGVFLSLSLVAGALAGCSGGDSKTSSSGGGSSNSGDTIKIGANLELSGGTASFGQSAADGLQLAIDEINKEGIDGKKLEIVKVDNKSDAAEATSGSIKLVSQDKVVAVVGSATSTNTLAQVQVAQDNQVPLLTPTATNPDITNKAGKLNDYVFRTCFIDPFQGTVAANFATDEIGAKTAAIYVDSASDYSKGLAAAFKEAFTAKGGKIVAEEAYVTKDTDFRSTLTRIKSAKPEFVFLPGYYEEVGLILKQAREDGIDLPFMGGDGWDSPKVVEIAGADALKNTYITNHYSPEDEDAKIQDFVAAFKKEYNKTPDAFAALGYDTGYYLADAIKRSGDASPEKIRQALEDVKDLQLVSGTLNLDENHDPIKSATILEYVDGKQTFKTKINP
- a CDS encoding tRNA threonylcarbamoyladenosine dehydratase, with protein sequence MLHQFSRNELAIGKEGIDILKNTTVAVLGVGGVGSFSAEALARTGVGRIILVDKDDVDITNVNRQIHALLSTVGQPKAELMKNRIQDINPDCEVIALKMFYTEETFEEFFSYGLDYVIDASDTVIYKMHVMKECLKRNIKVISSMGAANKMDPTRFQIADISKTHTDPLAKVIRTRLRKEGITKGIPVVFSDESPIVIREDVRKEVGNDEAKIRKAQMPPSSNAFVPSVAGLIAASWVINDILKNIEVRRVND
- a CDS encoding M20 family metallopeptidase; this translates as MLQLVERLVNIDSGSHTKKGIDEIGSILKAKFESLDFIVNTVEQQNYGNQLVIQHREANQPHILIVAHMDTVFPEGTAQKRPFKVKGNRAYGPGVADMKSSLVELFYAIHCLKQTGQTGYKHIQIILNSDEEIGSPTSASLISEKAANKKFALILEPARTDGSLVTARRGCGQFKVDIMGVAAHSGIEPEKGRSAIEELAHKIIALHRLNDQKKGISVNVGKIEGGSAVNMIASHAAAFVDVRISEKKQEGIVLKQLKKICAETYIPGTKTTLSGKMDRSPMEKNEKSNLLLETIRQAGKEIGIEITDTATGGGSDASITSELGIATVDGLGPVGGNAHSEEEYLEIPSLTERTLLLATVLQKLSKMT
- a CDS encoding NERD domain-containing protein yields the protein MLKPCERPMKMLKLEALSRRLSANHPKQERIRNDFRKIRTGFNGERSIGKELKNLPKEYRVFHDLRLGYDGSRYFQMDFLIITRNYGIIIEVKNFAGTLYFDRTYPQLIRTKDGQEQAYLDPLIQVDVQKSRFNDWLTFHKFPSLPIETLIANANSNTIIRTTPGFTPIFKKITGKETLISKIHTLDEKYSSKQLTQRQSNRLSNTILQKNTPHNPDILELYQIDEQDLLKSVQCPECSALHMQYHWGKWSCSHCSYTSKDAHIQALRDFALLIKPNITNKQARLFLQIDSIDIMQRILSALELPYSGQFKNRAYRLDGLIHE